The Vespula vulgaris chromosome 22, iyVesVulg1.1, whole genome shotgun sequence genome window below encodes:
- the LOC127071705 gene encoding serine/threonine-protein kinase fused isoform X1, translating into MEKYEVLGQVGEGSFGQVYKAKKRSDGEIVAFKVIRKRGRSFKELKSLRQECEIQRHLHHPNIVQMLDSFETENEIVVVTEYADKELYEILGKAGHLSEERAQVIACDLVSALYYLHSNRVLHRDLKPQNVLLEANGVAKLCDFGFARSMSTGTHVLTSIKGTPLYMAPELIQERPYDHNVDLWSLGCIVYELVVGSPPFQTTSILHLVRLIRFEAVKWPDFISPNCKSFLQGLLQKDPSQRLTWPALLEHPFVKDRIIIVGGTVPTPFTTPLSASQARAKQQQLQNLSMRSTNQSKVLEKAVEKVQCQERKLREQRQRTCISQPRYPMFHAYCQHGLNHCQILRRSEPSGTDSSASIDVLLGNLSLRASLRSDLLAADHALCQSDCPNTNNEQTFPIINNNSKSVYARTNDESQKNTCEAEAFNKNGQGDGLNVAQQTERSSEIEQISGNGDCKQTCLSKDYELEFGKENLIDKHVRLPDWNPRAVERPIENEEWVAFLQRSMEEVMEGEVVSLLQQNCVSVFVSPLRNQGAGCRVVEYVACLLSLPFVISVSRENLESIERVYLDVRVVPNLVYAIKLLMSERSEGETVATGSVGTRSASTLSADELQALECTMLLLCRLVYVQEQFLTQFCDAVYIVNGMPLLQQLLTLEKRKARVVADLIAILNNILRSQPENAELVEKVVLQSKTHGGTIEQFGKLLAHRQGVLRARTCILIRLLGRFCCRALQQVWGRPLRNLIENLLLDEEENVRNSAEDAVGELKQLTYYNQLSPAG; encoded by the exons atggaAAAATACGAAGTTCTAGGCCAAGTTGGTGAAGGTTCTTTTGGACAGGTGTATAAAGCGAAAAAACGTTCGGATGGTGAAATTGTGGCCTTCAAAGTTATTAGGAAA cgTGGTAGATCATTCAAAGAACTTAAGAGTTTACGTCAAGAATGTGAGATTCAACGTCATCTCCATCATCCTAATATTGTGCAAATGTTAGATTCTTTTGAAACTGAAAATGAG atTGTTGTTGTAACGGAATATGCTGATAaagaattatatgaaattttggGTAAAGCTGGCCATCTTTCAGAAGAAAGAGCTCAAGTTATAGCTTGTGATTTGGTTTCTGCGCTTTATTATTTGCACTCGAACAGAGTGTTACATAG GGACCTTAAACCTCAAAATGTACTTTTAGAAGCAAATGGAGTGGCAAAATTATGCGATTTTGGTTTTGCGCGTAGTATGAGCACTGGGACACATGTACTTACTTCTATTAAAGGTACTCCTTTATATATGGCTCCAGAGCTCATACAAGAACGTCCTTATGATCACAATGTAGATTTATG GTCGTTAGGTTGTATAGTTTACGAATTAGTTGTCGGTTCACCACCATTTCAAACAACTTCTATTTTACATTTAGTTAGACTGATACGGTTTGAAGCAGTTAAATGGCCAGATTTTATTTCGCCAAATTGTAAAAGTTTCTTACAG ggTTTGTTGCAAAAGGATCCTTCTCAACGATTGACTTGGCCTGCACTTTTAGAACACCCATTCGTTAAGGATAGAATCATCATAGTAGGTGGAACAGTACCTACACCCTTTACAACACCATTATCAGCTAGTCAAGCTAGAgcaaaacaacaacaattgCAAAATTTATCAATGAGGTCGACCAATCAATCAAA AGTTCTCGAGAAAGCTGTTGAAAAAGTACAAtgtcaagaaagaaaactacGAGAACAAAGACAAAGGACGTGTATTTCACAACCGCGTTATCCAATGTTTCATGCCTATTGTCAGCATGGCCTGAATCATTGTCAGATACTTCGACGTAGCGAACCTAGTGGTACAGATTCGAGCGCTAGTATCGATGTACTATTGGGAAATCTTAGTTTGCGAGCATCTTTAAGAAGCGATCTTCTTGCTGCTGATCATGCGTTGTGTCAAAGCGATTGTCCTAATACGAATAACGAACAAACATttccaataataaataataattctaaatcAGTCTATGCGAGAACGAATGATGAAAGTCAAAAGAACACTTGCGAAGCCGAagcttttaataaaaatggtcAAGGTGATGGATTAAATGTTGCTCAACAGACGGAAAGATCGTCCGAAATAGAACAGATTTCTGGTAACGGTGATTGTAAACAGACTTGTTTGAGTAAAGATTATGAATTAGAGTTTGGTAAAGAGAATCTGATAGATAAACACGTAAGATTGCCAGATTGGAATCCGAGAGCTGTTGAGAGGCcaatagaaaacgaagaatGGGTTGCTTTTTTACAAAGATCTATGGAGGAAGTAATGGAAGGTGAAGTTGTTTCGTTATTGCAACAAAATTGTGTTTCCGTTTTCGTTTCGCCATTAAGAAATCAAGGTGCTGGCTGTCGTGTTGTTGAATACGTTGCttgtttattatctttacCTTTTGTTATATCGGTCTCACGAGAAAATCTTGAAAGCATAGAACGCGTTTATTTGGATGTTCGAGTGGTACCAAATCTCGTATATGCAATAAAATTACTTATGTCAGAACGATCTGAAGGAGAAACGGTTGCAACAGGTTCTGTTGGTACCAGATCGGCATCTACGTTATCAGCGGATGAATTACAAGCTTTGGAATGTACGATGCTTTTACTATGTAGATTGGTTTACGTTCAAGAGCAATTTCTTACGCAATTTTGTGATGCCGTTTACATAGTCAATGGGATGCCATTGTTACAACAATTATTAactttggaaaaaagaaaggcacGCGTGGTAGCAGATTTAATAGCCATATTGAATAACATTTTACGTTCTCAACCTGAGAATGCCGAGCTAGTAGAAAAAGTTGTTCTCCAATCGAAAACTCATG GAGGTACAATCGAGCAATTTGGTAAACTTCTTGCACATCGGCAAGGTGTATTGAGAGCTAGAACGTGTATTCTCATTAGGCTTTTAGGAAGATTTTGTTGCAGAGCGTTGCAACAGGTTTGGGGTAGACCTCTTAGAAatcttatagaaaatttattgctCGACGAGGAAGAAAACGTGAGAAAC TCTGCCGAAGACGCGGTCGGAGAACTTAAACAATTAACGTACTATAATCAACTGAGTCCGGCTGGTTGA
- the LOC127071705 gene encoding serine/threonine-protein kinase fused isoform X6 codes for MEKYEVLGQVGEGSFGQVYKAKKRSDGEIVAFKVIRKRGRSFKELKSLRQECEIQRHLHHPNIVQMLDSFETENEIVVVTEYADKELYEILGKAGHLSEERAQVIACDLVSALYYLHSNRVLHRDLKPQNVLLEANGVAKLCDFGFARSMSTGTHVLTSIKGTPLYMAPELIQERPYDHNVDLWSLGCIVYELVVGSPPFQTTSILHLVRLIRFEAVKWPDFISPNCKSFLQGLLQKDPSQRLTWPALLEHPFVKDRIIIVGGTVPTPFTTPLSASQARAKQQQLQNLSMRSTNQSKVLEKAVEKVQCQERKLREQRQRTCISQPRYPMFHAYCQHGLNHCQILRRSEPSGTDSSASIDVLLGNLSLRASLRSDLLAADHALCQSDCPNTNNEQTFPIINNNSKSVYARTNDESQKNTCEAEAFNKNGQGDGLNVAQQTERSSEIEQISGNGDCKQTCLSKDYELEFGKENLIDKHVRLPDWNPRAVERPIENEEWVAFLQRSMEEVMEGGTIEQFGKLLAHRQGVLRARTCILIRLLGRFCCRALQQVWGRPLRNLIENLLLDEEENVRNSAEDAVGELKQLTYYNQLSPAG; via the exons atggaAAAATACGAAGTTCTAGGCCAAGTTGGTGAAGGTTCTTTTGGACAGGTGTATAAAGCGAAAAAACGTTCGGATGGTGAAATTGTGGCCTTCAAAGTTATTAGGAAA cgTGGTAGATCATTCAAAGAACTTAAGAGTTTACGTCAAGAATGTGAGATTCAACGTCATCTCCATCATCCTAATATTGTGCAAATGTTAGATTCTTTTGAAACTGAAAATGAG atTGTTGTTGTAACGGAATATGCTGATAaagaattatatgaaattttggGTAAAGCTGGCCATCTTTCAGAAGAAAGAGCTCAAGTTATAGCTTGTGATTTGGTTTCTGCGCTTTATTATTTGCACTCGAACAGAGTGTTACATAG GGACCTTAAACCTCAAAATGTACTTTTAGAAGCAAATGGAGTGGCAAAATTATGCGATTTTGGTTTTGCGCGTAGTATGAGCACTGGGACACATGTACTTACTTCTATTAAAGGTACTCCTTTATATATGGCTCCAGAGCTCATACAAGAACGTCCTTATGATCACAATGTAGATTTATG GTCGTTAGGTTGTATAGTTTACGAATTAGTTGTCGGTTCACCACCATTTCAAACAACTTCTATTTTACATTTAGTTAGACTGATACGGTTTGAAGCAGTTAAATGGCCAGATTTTATTTCGCCAAATTGTAAAAGTTTCTTACAG ggTTTGTTGCAAAAGGATCCTTCTCAACGATTGACTTGGCCTGCACTTTTAGAACACCCATTCGTTAAGGATAGAATCATCATAGTAGGTGGAACAGTACCTACACCCTTTACAACACCATTATCAGCTAGTCAAGCTAGAgcaaaacaacaacaattgCAAAATTTATCAATGAGGTCGACCAATCAATCAAA AGTTCTCGAGAAAGCTGTTGAAAAAGTACAAtgtcaagaaagaaaactacGAGAACAAAGACAAAGGACGTGTATTTCACAACCGCGTTATCCAATGTTTCATGCCTATTGTCAGCATGGCCTGAATCATTGTCAGATACTTCGACGTAGCGAACCTAGTGGTACAGATTCGAGCGCTAGTATCGATGTACTATTGGGAAATCTTAGTTTGCGAGCATCTTTAAGAAGCGATCTTCTTGCTGCTGATCATGCGTTGTGTCAAAGCGATTGTCCTAATACGAATAACGAACAAACATttccaataataaataataattctaaatcAGTCTATGCGAGAACGAATGATGAAAGTCAAAAGAACACTTGCGAAGCCGAagcttttaataaaaatggtcAAGGTGATGGATTAAATGTTGCTCAACAGACGGAAAGATCGTCCGAAATAGAACAGATTTCTGGTAACGGTGATTGTAAACAGACTTGTTTGAGTAAAGATTATGAATTAGAGTTTGGTAAAGAGAATCTGATAGATAAACACGTAAGATTGCCAGATTGGAATCCGAGAGCTGTTGAGAGGCcaatagaaaacgaagaatGGGTTGCTTTTTTACAAAGATCTATGGAGGAAGTAATGGAAG GAGGTACAATCGAGCAATTTGGTAAACTTCTTGCACATCGGCAAGGTGTATTGAGAGCTAGAACGTGTATTCTCATTAGGCTTTTAGGAAGATTTTGTTGCAGAGCGTTGCAACAGGTTTGGGGTAGACCTCTTAGAAatcttatagaaaatttattgctCGACGAGGAAGAAAACGTGAGAAAC TCTGCCGAAGACGCGGTCGGAGAACTTAAACAATTAACGTACTATAATCAACTGAGTCCGGCTGGTTGA
- the LOC127071705 gene encoding serine/threonine-protein kinase fused isoform X5, with amino-acid sequence MSTGTHVLTSIKGTPLYMAPELIQERPYDHNVDLWSLGCIVYELVVGSPPFQTTSILHLVRLIRFEAVKWPDFISPNCKSFLQGLLQKDPSQRLTWPALLEHPFVKDRIIIVGGTVPTPFTTPLSASQARAKQQQLQNLSMRSTNQSKVLEKAVEKVQCQERKLREQRQRTCISQPRYPMFHAYCQHGLNHCQILRRSEPSGTDSSASIDVLLGNLSLRASLRSDLLAADHALCQSDCPNTNNEQTFPIINNNSKSVYARTNDESQKNTCEAEAFNKNGQGDGLNVAQQTERSSEIEQISGNGDCKQTCLSKDYELEFGKENLIDKHVRLPDWNPRAVERPIENEEWVAFLQRSMEEVMEGEVVSLLQQNCVSVFVSPLRNQGAGCRVVEYVACLLSLPFVISVSRENLESIERVYLDVRVVPNLVYAIKLLMSERSEGETVATGSVGTRSASTLSADELQALECTMLLLCRLVYVQEQFLTQFCDAVYIVNGMPLLQQLLTLEKRKARVVADLIAILNNILRSQPENAELVEKVVLQSKTHGGTIEQFGKLLAHRQGVLRARTCILIRLLGRFCCRALQQVWGRPLRNLIENLLLDEEENVRNSAEDAVGELKQLTYYNQLSPAG; translated from the exons ATGAGCACTGGGACACATGTACTTACTTCTATTAAAGGTACTCCTTTATATATGGCTCCAGAGCTCATACAAGAACGTCCTTATGATCACAATGTAGATTTATG GTCGTTAGGTTGTATAGTTTACGAATTAGTTGTCGGTTCACCACCATTTCAAACAACTTCTATTTTACATTTAGTTAGACTGATACGGTTTGAAGCAGTTAAATGGCCAGATTTTATTTCGCCAAATTGTAAAAGTTTCTTACAG ggTTTGTTGCAAAAGGATCCTTCTCAACGATTGACTTGGCCTGCACTTTTAGAACACCCATTCGTTAAGGATAGAATCATCATAGTAGGTGGAACAGTACCTACACCCTTTACAACACCATTATCAGCTAGTCAAGCTAGAgcaaaacaacaacaattgCAAAATTTATCAATGAGGTCGACCAATCAATCAAA AGTTCTCGAGAAAGCTGTTGAAAAAGTACAAtgtcaagaaagaaaactacGAGAACAAAGACAAAGGACGTGTATTTCACAACCGCGTTATCCAATGTTTCATGCCTATTGTCAGCATGGCCTGAATCATTGTCAGATACTTCGACGTAGCGAACCTAGTGGTACAGATTCGAGCGCTAGTATCGATGTACTATTGGGAAATCTTAGTTTGCGAGCATCTTTAAGAAGCGATCTTCTTGCTGCTGATCATGCGTTGTGTCAAAGCGATTGTCCTAATACGAATAACGAACAAACATttccaataataaataataattctaaatcAGTCTATGCGAGAACGAATGATGAAAGTCAAAAGAACACTTGCGAAGCCGAagcttttaataaaaatggtcAAGGTGATGGATTAAATGTTGCTCAACAGACGGAAAGATCGTCCGAAATAGAACAGATTTCTGGTAACGGTGATTGTAAACAGACTTGTTTGAGTAAAGATTATGAATTAGAGTTTGGTAAAGAGAATCTGATAGATAAACACGTAAGATTGCCAGATTGGAATCCGAGAGCTGTTGAGAGGCcaatagaaaacgaagaatGGGTTGCTTTTTTACAAAGATCTATGGAGGAAGTAATGGAAGGTGAAGTTGTTTCGTTATTGCAACAAAATTGTGTTTCCGTTTTCGTTTCGCCATTAAGAAATCAAGGTGCTGGCTGTCGTGTTGTTGAATACGTTGCttgtttattatctttacCTTTTGTTATATCGGTCTCACGAGAAAATCTTGAAAGCATAGAACGCGTTTATTTGGATGTTCGAGTGGTACCAAATCTCGTATATGCAATAAAATTACTTATGTCAGAACGATCTGAAGGAGAAACGGTTGCAACAGGTTCTGTTGGTACCAGATCGGCATCTACGTTATCAGCGGATGAATTACAAGCTTTGGAATGTACGATGCTTTTACTATGTAGATTGGTTTACGTTCAAGAGCAATTTCTTACGCAATTTTGTGATGCCGTTTACATAGTCAATGGGATGCCATTGTTACAACAATTATTAactttggaaaaaagaaaggcacGCGTGGTAGCAGATTTAATAGCCATATTGAATAACATTTTACGTTCTCAACCTGAGAATGCCGAGCTAGTAGAAAAAGTTGTTCTCCAATCGAAAACTCATG GAGGTACAATCGAGCAATTTGGTAAACTTCTTGCACATCGGCAAGGTGTATTGAGAGCTAGAACGTGTATTCTCATTAGGCTTTTAGGAAGATTTTGTTGCAGAGCGTTGCAACAGGTTTGGGGTAGACCTCTTAGAAatcttatagaaaatttattgctCGACGAGGAAGAAAACGTGAGAAAC TCTGCCGAAGACGCGGTCGGAGAACTTAAACAATTAACGTACTATAATCAACTGAGTCCGGCTGGTTGA